GAGGGGCCAGATGCCAGTGGCCTGAAGGCGCCCAGGTATCCAGAAGGATTGTGGGTGGGGACCTGCGGTCACGTGGCATGCTCCCGCCAATCAGCGCGCAGACCGCACTTCGCAGCTCGGCTTCAAACAAACTACCGTGAGGTCGGAGCGCCACTGGGGCCCCGCCCCCTTCGCCTGGGCCTGGGGCCCCGCGAGACGGCGGGAAGGGGTGGGGGGGCGCCCGGGAGGGGGCGGAGCGCAAGGTCGAGTGACGGCCTGTCTCACCTATTCCGGGCGCGGGCTGAGCCCCACAGCCAatgggcgggggcgggggcggggggcggcCCGGCCGGAGGGGAGGGGGAGCCCGCGGCAGGGGACGCggggggaggaggaggcgggCTCCcaatccggttccatccggttctCCCACCGCCCCCGCTGTGGGTCTCAGCAGCTCGGGCGGCGGGAGGAGTGGCAGCGGCCAGGCAGCCCAGTTTCGCGAAGGCTCTCGGCGCGCCGCGGCCCGCAGGCATTCGGCACGCGCCTTCCCCGCCGCCAGGATGCCCAAGAGGAAGGTGAGCGGTGGCCGCGGCCCGCACACGCCCCCTGGAGCCGCCGTCTGCTGGGCCCCGCGAGGCCCAGGCCCCGCTGCACTCACGGTGGCGACGGGCCCGGGAGGCGCTTGGAGACCGGCGGGCGGGCAGGCGGGCGCTCGGCGGCCGCGGGGGCGGCTGCTCTGGAACGTTCGGCGGCCGGGGGAGCCAAGGGGGCGATTCGAACGGGGCGGCGGGAAGCCGTGACGTCACGCGGCCGGGCATTGTTCTCGGGGCCGTGCGGGCGCGCGAGTCCTGGGACTGCGGCCCGCCTGCATTCGCCCGTCTCCTTGTCCCCGCAGGTCAGCTCCGCCGAAGGGGCCGCCAAGGAAGAGGTGAGTTCGGAGCCTTCTGCGGGGGGTGGTGGGTTTCCAGTGAGCCGctggcctgcctgcctttctcgctgactctcctttttctttctccaagcCCAAGAGGAGATCGGCGCGGTTGTCAGCTGTAAGTAAAGCCAGCCCCGTAACCGTTTGTTTTTCGCGGGTCGTCCCGGGTAAGGACGTTCAGTGCTACTTTTGCCTTTCAGAAACCTCCTGCCAAAGTGGAAGCGAAGCCGAAAAAGGCAGCAGCGAAGGTAGGCTTCGAAACGCGCATTGGGGTGCAGCGGGGCCTTAGGTACACTGCTCCTTAATGCGGGACTTTTCATTTTGATTAGCTATTTgagctttctttatattttaataactacGGTAAATAACTTCTTCTGGTCGGGGTAAAATGTAATGGATATATTCGTCCTGGTTTATAGGACTATATCACACTAATGCTGCTGCAGATGTTAGGAGACTTGGGAcgacaaaaaatattaaatattagcaAGTCTGCAAAGGAAATTTATTCTTTGCGTTGCGTACGTTGTGGCTAGTGGTTGGCCTTTAATTGCATGCTTGTACTTCCTCTTTTGAGGATAAAAGAGCCAAGTTAGGACTGAGGCAGGGAACGTGTAAGTTTTTATACAGTTTCCAAGCCAACTTGGGGAAATCTTAACCTTTTTacggggtgggagtggggaggtcaGAAGTTGTGATCTCTGAGAAAATAACCGCTACTACTCTAAAAGTGTTTTATTAACAGTTATACAAAACCGTGATTTTGGCTGCTCCCTAATAAATTCGTGATTGCATGATTCGAATTGCAGGTCTGTAGAATGAAGTTGGCTTTGGATATACGTGTGTTTGATAACTTTCAGAGTGGAAAAGCAGAACATGTGTAAAACGTGTATAAACTTTGTGTTTGGATCTAGCATTGAAACCACCATTTGTAAAGCTCTAATGTTCACGGGGTGATTAATTTCTATCCTAAACTTAGGTGAAAGTTTGCTGTTtgaagtctcaaaaaatttttttgttaatgCCTTCACCTCTTTCCTAAAAGTGTAGGTAGAAGTGTAGCACTGCACAATCATCAGAAGAGGCAAGATTAATTTCCTTGACATTGAGGAGTTCTTGGATAATTACTAAATTTGTCCTTGTTAAATAAAGGTATAAAACaaagatgttttttcttttttaatttaaattttgtacAGAGCTGAGTGTAAAAAATCTTAACTATGTTTTCTTTAACAGAAAGTTCTGTTTTTgtgatccttttaaaaataaagcttcaaGGAAGGTATGAGAATAGTATTTTTCAAGTTGCAATCTCATTACCAGAAGACAATGTGGTCATTCTCTGTATACAGTTAGAACAGCACGGAAACTTGATGAAGgcctaaaaaattagctgacctTGTTTAAAATGTTGGTGTGAGCGgtatattattacttttttgattCTGggttgttggggtttttttaaaactaattggCTGAAATATCTGCCTGTTTCcctctttacatttttcttatttcttatttatctttgtccACCTTGAGATCTACTGtaaagtaaattttttaatgaaaacagttCCAAGTTGGACTCTCAGTGGGTTGGGACATCAGATGTAATTGAGAGGCTAACAGGTAAGTCTTCATGTCAGTGCTCGTTGAGGAACGAGCCTATGAGGTCAGCCTTCTCCAAGGAAAAAAGGGCAGAAGggatttgttcatttttacatCTAGTTTTTGTAATACACCTTTGACTTCATAGTTGATCAGACTTTAAACAGAAGGTAAGCACTTGGTGAATTGATTTTCATACTACATAGTAGACATGTTTTCAAGGCGTATCTGTTACAGTGTGTCATTTCCCTAGAACTAAATGTTTTGAAGGTCCAAACATTAGGGAaacttgattttgttttatttagcttATCAGCTGATAATGGTTACAGGTGGTATTATTTCAAATTCAGGGTATTACTGTGTATTCTATTTTAACTGTTtcccagttttgtattttttgtattggAATGATTATGAAATTAATGAGAAATCTTTAGAAATCAGTACACAAGTGATTGTGAAACTTCGTGATAGCAATGTGTGTAGTAGCAGTTTTGTCTCAGATACACGTGTTATTCGAAGGATGTTGAAGTATTAAAAGTCATTATGCTGTCTGTGGAATCCTACTGTTAGTACAGAACATCCTGCAGTGATTTTTGTCTGTGGAATCCTGCTGTTAGTACAGAACACCGTGCAGTGATTTTTCCACCCACGTTAGCATTGAAGTTGTGTGCTTGTCTTTATGGCCCTTTAACTCAAGTAATTGGTCAGTATCCttatgggtctttttttttttttttttgagacggagtctagctctgtagcccaggctggagtgcagtggccggatctcagctcactgcaagctccgcctcccgggttcacgccattctccggcctcagcctcccaagtagctgggactacaggcgctgccacctcgcccggctattttttgtatttcttagtagagacggggtttcaccgtgttagccaggatggtctcaatctcctgacctcgtgatccgcccatctcggcctcccaaagtgctgggattacaggcttgagccaccgcgcccggcctatgggTCTTTTATACCACCCGCTGGGGGCTAAACTAATTTAGCTGCTGTTGCATACTTACTaacaagaaataaatgttaaGCTTTCTTCTCAGTATTGATGGATGGTATCcaaaagtatttttatgtttctttaacATGGCTTAAATTTTGAACTTAATGTGTCAAgttagtatggtcattttaaataCCGGTACTTTTCAGATTCTTCAAACACCTATATGAAAATGATAAATTCAAAATTGATTCTTTTAATTCCTCATTATATGATATCAAGGGAGTAACTGTAGCAGGATAGTCAACCTGACCGTACGGCATGGTGCTTTTTTTCAGGTGAATGGTCTTAATGTGAGGGTTGAGGTCTTGTGAGGACAGTATTGTTCAAGTTCACAACAAATTTGGGGATGGGTGGGAATACAGTTGACGAGACTCCTCTGGTATTCGACTTCATTTGTCTTGTCATGTGGAACTGCAGAGAATAGTAGATGATGGCGACAGTGCTGAAGTATAGCTTGGGCTTTAGGATTTGTCATACGTCTAATGAGGCTTGACATGCAAATACTGTTAAAATCTCCTTAGCATACGCTGTTTTCCTGATTACTGGGGTGAACCCTAAGTTGTCTCATGTAATAGGTATATCAGCTGTTGTGTGATAGACATTAATGTGACAGCTATTACAGATACAGTCTATACAAAATGAGATCCTTTCATAAGCTTGAAAATTGGGTTTTCACACTAATGTGTGAGATGTCCCTCTCAAACCTTGCTATGAAGTCAGCACCATTGTTTACATTACTTGTCTGACATGAAgggagaaaagtaaaaacaaactgTAAATAAGGGGTAAAGTTTgtacttaaaatatattcttattctatCATAGGATAAATCTTCAGACAAAAAAGTgcaaacaaaagggaaaaggggagCAAAGGGAAAACAGGCCGAAGTGGCTaaccaagaaactaaagaagatTTACCTGCAGAAAACGGGGAAACGAAAACTGAGGAGGTCAGAagcgtgtgtgtgttttcactCTGAACAGTAGATACTACATTGTACGTTTTTTGTAGCAGATAACAGTATTCATTATAATATTGAACAAAGTTTTGTACAGTATCCCAAAATGAATGGACAAATGGTTTATGATTTATCCTATTGGAAAGTAAATACGTAAATGGCTTAAGAGCAAGAAATTTTAATATGCTCaatttgagatataatttaatctttgttttgtttttatattctggatgttgcttttaaatatattttcgaAAGTTTATTACCCTTACTTGCATTTTTCTTGGCATATTTTTCCCACTTTCGTTtctaatgaaaatgttttgtttgtatttttcttaaaggtctaaataatatacataaagcaaGTAAAAAGACTAGTGtcattaatctttatttttagagacagtgtctgttacccaggctgaatctttattgttttaagctatgaggaaaatatgttttttcttattaACCAAGCAGTGGGAgtagagaaggaacaaagaaatctgtaacagATTTTGATTGGTTTGTTGTGAACACCACTGTACTCCTCTAGCCTGGaagctgtttcttaaaaaataactgcAAGGTTCAGTTAAGCCAGGcctctttattttatgtttgttataTTAACTAAGCTAGAAAAGATAAGTAATTTagtatattgatttttaaattttgatatttaaattttgataCCACTTAAGAATTTGATAAATATCAAATTCTTTGATACTAAATTTGATGTTTATCAAATTCTTAAGTTATAAACTTATTCCTAAATTAAGAAATTTAcaatcacagtttttttttttaacttgtatttcttaattcccttctttgttttttcttttttcttttttgagatggagtttcgctcttgttgcccaagctggagtgcagtgctgggacggctcactgcaacctccgcctcccgggttcaagtgattctcctgcctcagcctcccgagtagctgggattacaggcatgctcccctacgcccaactaattttttgtatttttagtagaaacggggtttcaccatgtcagccaggctgatttcaaactcctgacctcaggtgatccgcccacctcggcctcccaaagtgctgccattacaggcgtgagccactgctcctgacctGTACTTCTTAATTCTAACCATACATCAAATATTGTGTGATAATAAGGTAACATTGCTAATCTAGTtctgattttaaaggaagaacttGACCTTCCAGTACATATTATCAAATTACAGTTGGTTCTCTCTTGTTTATAGCTGTGTTCTATTAATATAAGGCTGCCACAAGTATGAAACCGTTTCACATAGGAGAAATACAGGATTGGGTTCCTACAAACCTCTGatcacaacattttcatcaactgatAAATACGTGactttgttacatgtgtatttctgttCAGACATGCCTTAATTAATGTATGTTAAATTTACATGGAACTCACTACCAGTAGCACTGTAATTCGTACCTGAACAAAGCTGTCCAACACATACGTTCTCTGTGTGGCACATCACAGCCTTGAATTTAGCAACATTAGATAGCACTTGGACAAGATGCTTAtggggccattttaaacagcaaaatcatcAGTAAAAAGCACAAAGATGTAAAATGCGTGGCATTAAGTAGACCAGAAAAACAGTAGTTACGGCATCAGAGCTAAAACAAGAAGACAAAGTGACCTCAGCTTGGAATGTACATGTGGTGCAACTCACATTTTTTTGCTGCTCTGTATATGAACATGACCATGGAAGTGCCGCAAGTATTGATTTGAGGTGGGGAGGTGGTTACAAAAGTTTTTTAACAAGAGTAGGTGACTTTACAAATAAAGATTATTGACTTTTGTAAAGACCTGATAGttgcatataaataaaatgacaacatTTTAAGTGCTAAAGAtctcaatttcctttcttttgcagaGTCCAGCCTCTGatgaagcaggagagaaagaagccaaGTCTGATTAATACCATATACCATGTCTTCCCAGTGGTCCCTGTCTCCCTTCTTGTACAATCcagaggaatatttttatcaaCTATTTTGTAAATGCAAGTTTTTTAGTAGctctagaaacatttttaagaaggagggaatcccacctcatcccattttttaagtgtaaatgcttttttttaagaggtgaaaTCATTTgctggttgtttattttttggtacaACCAGAAAATAGTGTGGGATATTGAATTATGGGAGGCTTTGACTGTCTTGGGTGCCAGCTTAACATTCCATAGATGGGGGGTTAGTTTTTATATCCTATAATACAAAGCATATTAAATGGCAATATGGAGTCAGTCCTGCATTTAATgtcttgaacattttattttacttctcttctcatgttttttagtagaattgTTTCCTAAAGCAAACCACTCCTCGATCATGGCGCTCCCTGGCGGAATTGTGTGCACTCTGTAACATGTTTGGTTGTGGTCGTCCTGTTTGCCTACTAACTTCGTTACTGTGCTGTGAAAGATTACAGATTTGGATATGTAGTGTACATGCTATTCAGTTGTGAACTGGTGGGCCATACGTAACAGCTGACCAACATGTGAAGATACTGGTACTTGATAGCCTCTTAAGGAAaatttgcttccaaattttaAGCTGGAAAGTCACtggaataactttaaaaaagaattacaatacATGGCTTTTTAGAATTTCGTTACATATGTTAAGAATTGTGTACAAATTGAAATGTCTGTACTGATCCTCAACCAATAAAATctcaattatgaaaatattttggagcacatgGATTAAATTCtggtttacattttatttacagAATTTCCACATttgagtctggccaacatggtgaaaccctgtccctactaaaaatacaaaaaaagtagctgggtgtggtggctggtgcctgtaatcccagctactcaggaggctgaaccaggagaatcgcttgaatctgtgaggtggaggttgcagcgcgtccagattgcaccactgcactccagcctgggcaacaacagagtgagaccttatctccaaaaaaaaattccatattttatcttactttttgtttttttaagtgaattttttaatttttgtttaatacaGTCATGGGTCACTACTGACTGGATACAGTCTGAGAAACACATGGTTAGGCAGTTTTTGTGCGTGAACGTCATAAAGAGTGCTTACGCAAACCCTCAGTGGCATAGCCTATTACATATGTAGCGCTGAATGGTTTAACCTATTACTGCTAGGCAACAGACCTGTACAGCATGTTGTTATGTGAATACTATAAGGAGTTGTAATAGAATGCTAACTACTTGTTTATCTAAAGAGAAGGTACAGTATTACATAATACGGGACCATGATGTGGTTCATTTTTGGCTGATACATGAGACAACTGCTTTAATACTTGCTATGTCCTTTGAAGTTGCTTGACTTGGTTTAAGGGAAAAACAATCCAATATCCTTTGAATCAAAGCAAATACATAATTCTTAGCTCTTCGTATGAGGTTAAAAAAAGTATCgagtaggccaggcatgatggctcacacctgtaatcccagcactttgggaggctgaggtgggtagatcacctggggtcaggagtttgagaccagcctggccaaggtgagaccccatctctaataaaaatttaaaaattagctgggcttagtggtgggcacctgtaatcccagctactcaggaggctgaggcagaattgcttgaacccaggaggtagaggttgcagtaagccgagttcacaccattgcattccagcctgggtgacaagtgaaacttggtctcaaaaaaaaaactacaactaAATCTACTATGGTATGTATTTTCCAGATTTGCTTTCATATACATTGTATTCTCATTTTGCCCTCTAACTATAGTCTTGGCTTGGCAACAGTGAAAACGGCCAGAGAACAGCCCTTGCTGAGGTTATCACTAAAGAGGGGTCCTTGGAACAGAATTCAAACCTCTTTACACGTGGTGTGTTGTTTTGCCTATGGGCTGATTAGTAGGCAAGAATCCTTTAAAAACAAGCCCTGTGGGATCACAGATCTCTGCACGGACTGCCAGAGCAGAGTTTATAGGGAATAGTGAGGAAACAGTAAAAGCAAATGCAAAGCTTGGTGACGTGGGATGAACTGACCGCAAAGAAGCTTTGATAACCcctgggggatggggaaggaCTAGGAGCCACCTGAGCACTGTTGGTCATTACATGATGGAGGCCTGAAAGGGTGATGAACAGATTTGCCTTTAATTCTGAAGTGTAGGTAGAATAGATGAGTTTTTAAGCCTTTTAACCATAGAACCCATCTGCCAGTGTTTACTTAGTTGCAATCCCCAAACTTCCCACCCCTGAGAGTGGTCATAGATGTTTTCGAATCACAGATTTTTTCAATCGTTCTATACTCGTTGTAATGACACATTTAAAGAAATCACTAgtttttcttacaaaataaaacaggTACAGGGTTTTGGCTTATAGATTAATACCAAAAACATTGTAGAAAAGCATAACAGAAGTACTTTAAGATCctaccttggccgggcgcggtggctcaagcctgtaatcccagcactttgggaggccgagacgggcggatcacgaggtcaggagatcgagaccatcctggcctacacggtgaaaccccgtctctactaaaaaatacaaaaaactagctgggcgaggtagcgggcgcctgtagtcccagctactcgggaggctgaggcaggagaatggcataaacccgggaggcggagcttgcagtgagctgcgatctggtcactcactgcactgcagcctgggcgacagagcgagactccgtctcaaaaaaaaaaaaaaaaaagatcctacCTTGAACTACTCTGTTAGGCTTTTCTACGTTTTTTTGGAGCAAGCCTTGCCTTGTTAAATCTGACCAATTACTCGGGTGTTTGCTAGCCCTAAGGCtgcacattttccttttcttttcatcttaCCCACAGGAAGGAAcaccttttgttgttttttctgagatggagtctctgtcgcccatgctggagtgcgtggcgtgatttcagctcactgcaacctttgcctcctaggttcaagcaactctcttgcctcagcctcctgagtagctaagattacaggcgtgcaccaccacacccagctaatttttttgcatttttattagagactgggtttcaccatgttggtcaggctggtctcaaactcctgacctgatgatctgcccacctcggcctcccaaagtgctgggattaccggcatgagccaccgcacctggccaggacaCATACGTTTACAATAAACCAACTTCAActgtcaaaggaaaaaaagttttttaactAAGCCGCCCtgggggctgggtgtggcagtcacaccagtgctttgggaggccaaggtaggaggattccttgagcctgagTTCAgaatcagcctgagcaacagcgagacccagtctctacaaaaaattttaaaaatcagccgagcatggtggtgcatgtctgtagtcccagctactcaggaggctgatgaagGACGATCACaagcccaggatttcgaggctgcggtgagctatcattgtgccacggcactccaacctggggtacaaagatcttgtctcaaaagcCACTTGAGGCATGTTTTCTGGGATCAGTACAGAAAGTTAGTTTCTTGCCCTTTAAACAGAGTCGACAATACTTTTGAGTGATGAGAATGGTTGACTGGCTGTACCGGTATCAGACATCTAAAAGTATAAGGAAGAGAACTTCTTATCAGACAGCAATTGGTTGATTAGAAAAACTAGTGAACGAGAACCCTGCATTCTCTTGGCTTCTCAGAGATTGAGCTTGACGTGCGTCAAATGTGGGTTAATCAGGATTTAAGGCACAGATCTTGGTACTTAGTACTTGGATTCTTGGTAATCATGGAGGCCCCCGGGGGAAGTTCTGTTCTGTTGTAGCAGTTTGGGAAATGTGTATAAAAGTCTTGTGGGGTTAGGGATGAGGTTAGGGAGATGGACAGAGGCAGGGATGACAAATAGATGTGTGTCATCATAGGGGAGCAACTAATACTCATTGGAAAAAAAACTCAGGAACTGCAGACAAGCTAAAATCACCCATAATTCGCTTACTTAAACAACTATTTAAGTAGCTATTTAAAGATGCATTTTTCTCAGATCCTATTCTATGCTTACATGATTATACAAAATGGTATCGTACATCCTATTTTGTAGTCTTTATCATACTGTGACCTTTCTTCCATGTTAATGAATACACTGACACAGCGTTTGTAAGCACTGTGTagtattttatttcaagaatatATGATTTGTCAGACATTTAGACTTTTTCGCGTTAACAAGCATTGTAAACTAAAACCTAATCTCTGCTAACCCACACAGATCAACCTCAAGATGTGTCTGCTTATCACAATCCCCATTTGTTCCAGGAGTTTGCAACCGAAATACTTGGTTGAAACACCAGGTAATTTTGAGAATTAGAATTGAGAATTTCTAAACATTAGGCTTAAATAGATGATGGGAAGCAGTTCATCAATTGGTAACAACTGTTTTTATTTCAAGATTGTGAAAGCtaggattacattttttttttttgagatgaagtctcgctcttgtcccccaggctggaatgtgatggtgcgatctctgctcactgcagcctctgcctcctgggttcaagtgattctcctgcttctgccccctgagtagcttggattacaggcacctgccaccacgcctggctagttttttgtacttttagtagagacggggtttcaccatgttggccaggctggtctcgaattcctgacctcaggtgatccacccgcctcggccgcccagagtgctgggattcgaggcgtgagccaccacacccgaccaggattacattttttaaaacctcaaaaaGTATAAAGTAATAAACCATTTAGGGGCCctgcatggtgcctcacgcctgaaatcccagcattttgggaggccaaggtgagcagatcacttgagcttgaggtcaggagtttgagaccagccgagCCAACAAGcgtaaaccccgtctctactaaaatacaaaaattcgcctgtggtgggtgcctgtagtctcagctactcgggaggctgagactggagaatcacttgaacccaggaggcagaggttgcagtgagccgagatctgccactgcactccagcctgggtgaaagagcaagactttgcctcaaaaaacaaacaaaccatttAATCCCAGAAGCTAAAAGcaattattttagacagagtgaATTTTCTTCACATGTTTGAGTATTTCCTTAactgcaaaaatttttttaatacttaataGTTCATCGTGTGGCAAAACCATAATTTGGCCATTACACTTTTTTATAATTGCTCTGTTAGGGATACTACTGCTCATGCCAACAGCACAGTATACTGAAGCCCCTGTACCAGGCAACCAGTCTCCGTGGCCATCAATGTTTTTGGAAGCAAATAAgaatggatatttttaaaataatacctacAAATACAAAACTGAAAGGGAACAAAATGCATAAGAACAAATATTTAGGAGTAAAAGCTCATTTACCTTTGGAGTATTGGACATTTTCTCAGGATTGGAtacaaattcaattttaaaagaagctactattaagaaaaaaaaaaatcggcagggcgcagtggctcatgcctgtaatcctagcactttgggaggccaaggcaggcggatcacttggggtcaggagtttgaaactagcctggccaacatggtgaaaccctgtctctactaaaaatacaaaaaaattagccaggtgtggtggcgggtgcctgtaatcccagctactctggaggctgaggcaggagaatcgcttgaacttgggaggcggaggttgcattgaaccgtgccactgcactgcagtatgggcgacagagttagactccatctggaaaaaaaaaaaaaaagaaaaaaaaatccagcatagCTAGTTCCACTTTAGAATTACACATtagcgtggctcacgcctgtaatcccagcactttgggaggccgaggcgggaggatcacgaggtcaggagatcaagaccaccctggctaacatggtgaaaccccgtctctactaaaaatacaaaaaaattagccgggcgtggtggcgggcgcctgtagtcccagctactcgggaggctgaggcagg
This Macaca mulatta isolate MMU2019108-1 chromosome 3, T2T-MMU8v2.0, whole genome shotgun sequence DNA region includes the following protein-coding sequences:
- the HMGN1 gene encoding non-histone chromosomal protein HMG-14 isoform X1, with the protein product MGGGGGGGRPGRRGGGARGRGRGGRRRRAPNPVPSGSPTAPAVGLSSSGGGRSGSGQAAQFREGSRRAAARRHSARAFPAARMPKRKVSSAEGAAKEEPKRRSARLSAKPPAKVEAKPKKAAAKDKSSDKKVQTKGKRGAKGKQAEVANQETKEDLPAENGETKTEESPASDEAGEKEAKSD
- the HMGN1 gene encoding non-histone chromosomal protein HMG-14 isoform X3: MGGGGGGGRPGRRGGGARGRGRGGRRRRAPNPVPSGSPTAPAVGLSSSGGGRSGSGQAAQFREGSRRAAARRHSARAFPAARMPKRKVSSAEGAAKEEKPPAKVEAKPKKAAAKDKSSDKKVQTKGKRGAKGKQAEVANQETKEDLPAENGETKTEESPASDEAGEKEAKSD
- the HMGN1 gene encoding non-histone chromosomal protein HMG-14 isoform X2 — its product is MGGGGGGGRPGRRGGGARGRGRGGRRRRAPNPVPSGSPTAPAVGLSSSGGGRSGSGQAAQFREGSRRAAARRHSARAFPAARMPKRKVSSAEGAAKEEPKRRSARLSAKPPAKVEAKPKKAAAKDKSSDKKVQTKGKRGAKGKQAEVANQETKEDLPAENGETKTEEVRSVCVFSL